From one Trachemys scripta elegans isolate TJP31775 chromosome 14, CAS_Tse_1.0, whole genome shotgun sequence genomic stretch:
- the LOC117887790 gene encoding testis-expressed protein 47-like isoform X4 — MAGREKAGQMKPKESPEKKVRTNLLQHMLSRRAPPAKEDTKSLLHRLVFLAKISPELADKRDLAGYWHRLFLSLQRYYQGEGVTGLLLLYPTYVVHTLEASSEVLYSILRDLRDMQPQQHRALVLEPKILVLSHNIPSRLFQQWSYKVLAVPSRHLGYDTSREEPIETITGECLAMLLKLGMHLLKYPKSPPNLPDAVLEEVPNLIVPQDTICHLLECRELLSPAQFLQAYDSPLNVVMDSGHVFGSDNPYAV, encoded by the exons ATGGCTGGTCGGGAGAAAGCGGGGCAGATGAAACCGAAGGAGTCGCCAGAGAAGAAGGTCCGGACAAATCTCCTTCAGCACATGCTCAGCAGGCGAGCCCCCCCTGCCAAGGAGGATACG aAATCGCTTCTGCACAGGCTGGTATTTCTGGCTAAGATCTCCCCGGAGCTGGCCGACAAACGGGATTTAGCAG GGTACTGGCACCgcctcttcctgagtctgcagcgCTACTACCAGGGCGAGGGGGTCACGGGCCTTCTGCTGCTCTACCCCACCTATGTGGTGCACACCCTGGAG GCCTCCAGCGAGGTGCTTTACTCCATCCTGAGGGACCTGCGAGACATGCAgccccagcagcacag GGCCCTTGTTCTAGAGCCCAAGATCCTGGTGCTGTCCCACAACATTCCCTCCCGGCTCTTCCAGCAGTGGAGCTACAAGGTGCTGGCTGTGCCCAGCAGGCACCTGGGCTATGACACCTCGCGCGAGGAGCCAATTGAGACCATCACTGGTGAGTGCCTGGCGATGCTCCTGAAACTGGGGATGCACCTGCTGAAATACCCCAAG AGCCCCCCAAACCTCCCTGATGCCGTTCTGGAGGAGGTCCCCAACTTAATTGTTCCCCAGGACACCATCTGCCACCTCCTGGAGTGCCGGGAGCTCCTGAGCCCTGCGCAGTTCCTGCAGGCCTACGATTCCCCCTTGAACGTCGTCATGGACTCAG GGCACGTGTTTGGAAGTGACAACCCGTATGCTGTGTAA
- the LOC117887790 gene encoding uncharacterized protein LOC117887790 isoform X2, producing the protein MAGREKAGQMKPKESPEKKVRTNLLQHMLSRRAPPAKEDTKSLLHRLVFLAKISPELADKRDLAGYWHRLFLSLQRYYQGEGVTGLLLLYPTYVVHTLEASSEVLYSILRDLRDMQPQQHSSGATRCWLCPAGTWAMTPRARSQLRPSLSPPNLPDAVLEEVPNLIVPQDTICHLLECRELLSPAQFLQAYDSPLNVVMDSGHVFGSDNPYAVARVATAWEGEAGRRELVNGKESGPMDAWGTAEIGGLWAAAQALLRPTAGHAVLRVWLISAHDRGKHPRAAWESGWRSLRLTRRITGSDGQMGLIVIIWGLTSHWLPACDTRTELTELRSCSVCVCYMLFFPQDPCLIRGTGCPGLAEYGSFPTFLFVLLLQCMGWHYLYPPSKLCFEARLLTASQAGLGHPCRA; encoded by the exons ATGGCTGGTCGGGAGAAAGCGGGGCAGATGAAACCGAAGGAGTCGCCAGAGAAGAAGGTCCGGACAAATCTCCTTCAGCACATGCTCAGCAGGCGAGCCCCCCCTGCCAAGGAGGATACG aAATCGCTTCTGCACAGGCTGGTATTTCTGGCTAAGATCTCCCCGGAGCTGGCCGACAAACGGGATTTAGCAG GGTACTGGCACCgcctcttcctgagtctgcagcgCTACTACCAGGGCGAGGGGGTCACGGGCCTTCTGCTGCTCTACCCCACCTATGTGGTGCACACCCTGGAG GCCTCCAGCGAGGTGCTTTACTCCATCCTGAGGGACCTGCGAGACATGCAgccccagcagcacag CAGTGGAGCTACAAGGTGCTGGCTGTGCCCAGCAGGCACCTGGGCTATGACACCTCGCGCGAGGAGCCAATTGAGACCATCACTG AGCCCCCCAAACCTCCCTGATGCCGTTCTGGAGGAGGTCCCCAACTTAATTGTTCCCCAGGACACCATCTGCCACCTCCTGGAGTGCCGGGAGCTCCTGAGCCCTGCGCAGTTCCTGCAGGCCTACGATTCCCCCTTGAACGTCGTCATGGACTCAG GGCACGTGTTTGGAAGTGACAACCCGTATGCTGT AGCGCGTGTGGCCACTGCCTGGGAAGGTGAAGCTGGACGCCGTGAGCTCGTGAATGGAAAGGAATCGGGGCCCATGGATGCGTGGGGCACGGCTGAGATTGGAGGGTTGTGGGCAGCAGCCCAGGCACTGCTCCGGCCCACAGCTGGTCATGCAGTGCTCAGGGTGTGGCTGATCTCGGCCCATGATCGTGGGAAACACCCAAGAGCAGCATGGgagagcggctggaggagcctgCGTCTCACCAGGAGAATTACGGGCTCAGATGGACAAATGGGTTTAATTGTAATTATATGGGGATTAACTAGCCATTGGTTACCTGCCTGTGATACACGTACAGAGCTCACTGAGCTCCGgtcctgcagtgtgtgtgtgtgttatatgctgtttttcccacaggacccctgcctcattcggGGCACAGGATGCCCAGGGCTCGCTGAATATGGCAGCTTTCCAACCTTTCTTTTTGTCCTTCTGCTCCAGTGCATGGGCTGGCATTACTTATACCCGCCATCCAAACTCTGCTTTGAAGCCAGGCTACTCACTGCCTCTCAGGCTGGTCTGGGGCACCCCTGCAGAGCCTGA
- the LOC117887790 gene encoding testis-expressed protein 47-like isoform X1 → MAGREKAGQMKPKESPEKKVRTNLLQHMLSRRAPPAKEDTKSLLHRLVFLAKISPELADKRDLAGYWHRLFLSLQRYYQGEGVTGLLLLYPTYVVHTLEASSEVLYSILRDLRDMQPQQHRALVLEPKILVLSHNIPSRLFQQWSYKVLAVPSRHLGYDTSREEPIETITGECLAMLLKLGMHLLKYPKSPPNLPDAVLEEVPNLIVPQDTICHLLECRELLSPAQFLQAYDSPLNVVMDSGHVFGSDNPYAVARVATAWEGEAGRRELVNGKESGPMDAWGTAEIGGLWAAAQALLRPTAGHAVLRVWLISAHDRGKHPRAAWESGWRSLRLTRRITGSDGQMGLIVIIWGLTSHWLPACDTRTELTELRSCSVCVCYMLFFPQDPCLIRGTGCPGLAEYGSFPTFLFVLLLQCMGWHYLYPPSKLCFEARLLTASQAGLGHPCRA, encoded by the exons ATGGCTGGTCGGGAGAAAGCGGGGCAGATGAAACCGAAGGAGTCGCCAGAGAAGAAGGTCCGGACAAATCTCCTTCAGCACATGCTCAGCAGGCGAGCCCCCCCTGCCAAGGAGGATACG aAATCGCTTCTGCACAGGCTGGTATTTCTGGCTAAGATCTCCCCGGAGCTGGCCGACAAACGGGATTTAGCAG GGTACTGGCACCgcctcttcctgagtctgcagcgCTACTACCAGGGCGAGGGGGTCACGGGCCTTCTGCTGCTCTACCCCACCTATGTGGTGCACACCCTGGAG GCCTCCAGCGAGGTGCTTTACTCCATCCTGAGGGACCTGCGAGACATGCAgccccagcagcacag GGCCCTTGTTCTAGAGCCCAAGATCCTGGTGCTGTCCCACAACATTCCCTCCCGGCTCTTCCAGCAGTGGAGCTACAAGGTGCTGGCTGTGCCCAGCAGGCACCTGGGCTATGACACCTCGCGCGAGGAGCCAATTGAGACCATCACTGGTGAGTGCCTGGCGATGCTCCTGAAACTGGGGATGCACCTGCTGAAATACCCCAAG AGCCCCCCAAACCTCCCTGATGCCGTTCTGGAGGAGGTCCCCAACTTAATTGTTCCCCAGGACACCATCTGCCACCTCCTGGAGTGCCGGGAGCTCCTGAGCCCTGCGCAGTTCCTGCAGGCCTACGATTCCCCCTTGAACGTCGTCATGGACTCAG GGCACGTGTTTGGAAGTGACAACCCGTATGCTGT AGCGCGTGTGGCCACTGCCTGGGAAGGTGAAGCTGGACGCCGTGAGCTCGTGAATGGAAAGGAATCGGGGCCCATGGATGCGTGGGGCACGGCTGAGATTGGAGGGTTGTGGGCAGCAGCCCAGGCACTGCTCCGGCCCACAGCTGGTCATGCAGTGCTCAGGGTGTGGCTGATCTCGGCCCATGATCGTGGGAAACACCCAAGAGCAGCATGGgagagcggctggaggagcctgCGTCTCACCAGGAGAATTACGGGCTCAGATGGACAAATGGGTTTAATTGTAATTATATGGGGATTAACTAGCCATTGGTTACCTGCCTGTGATACACGTACAGAGCTCACTGAGCTCCGgtcctgcagtgtgtgtgtgtgttatatgctgtttttcccacaggacccctgcctcattcggGGCACAGGATGCCCAGGGCTCGCTGAATATGGCAGCTTTCCAACCTTTCTTTTTGTCCTTCTGCTCCAGTGCATGGGCTGGCATTACTTATACCCGCCATCCAAACTCTGCTTTGAAGCCAGGCTACTCACTGCCTCTCAGGCTGGTCTGGGGCACCCCTGCAGAGCCTGA
- the LOC117887790 gene encoding testis-expressed protein 47-like isoform X3, producing MAGREKAGQMKPKESPEKKVRTNLLQHMLSRRAPPAKEDTKSLLHRLVFLAKISPELADKRDLAGYWHRLFLSLQRYYQGEGVTGLLLLYPTYVVHTLEASSEVLYSILRDLRDMQPQQHRALVLEPKILVLSHNIPSRLFQQWSYKVLAVPSRHLGYDTSREEPIETITGECLAMLLKLGMHLLKYPKSPPNLPDAVLEEVPNLIVPQDTICHLLECRELLSPAQFLQAYDSPLNVVMDSERVWPLPGKVKLDAVSS from the exons ATGGCTGGTCGGGAGAAAGCGGGGCAGATGAAACCGAAGGAGTCGCCAGAGAAGAAGGTCCGGACAAATCTCCTTCAGCACATGCTCAGCAGGCGAGCCCCCCCTGCCAAGGAGGATACG aAATCGCTTCTGCACAGGCTGGTATTTCTGGCTAAGATCTCCCCGGAGCTGGCCGACAAACGGGATTTAGCAG GGTACTGGCACCgcctcttcctgagtctgcagcgCTACTACCAGGGCGAGGGGGTCACGGGCCTTCTGCTGCTCTACCCCACCTATGTGGTGCACACCCTGGAG GCCTCCAGCGAGGTGCTTTACTCCATCCTGAGGGACCTGCGAGACATGCAgccccagcagcacag GGCCCTTGTTCTAGAGCCCAAGATCCTGGTGCTGTCCCACAACATTCCCTCCCGGCTCTTCCAGCAGTGGAGCTACAAGGTGCTGGCTGTGCCCAGCAGGCACCTGGGCTATGACACCTCGCGCGAGGAGCCAATTGAGACCATCACTGGTGAGTGCCTGGCGATGCTCCTGAAACTGGGGATGCACCTGCTGAAATACCCCAAG AGCCCCCCAAACCTCCCTGATGCCGTTCTGGAGGAGGTCCCCAACTTAATTGTTCCCCAGGACACCATCTGCCACCTCCTGGAGTGCCGGGAGCTCCTGAGCCCTGCGCAGTTCCTGCAGGCCTACGATTCCCCCTTGAACGTCGTCATGGACTCAG AGCGCGTGTGGCCACTGCCTGGGAAGGTGAAGCTGGACGCCGTGAGCTCGTGA